One region of Oryza glaberrima chromosome 7, OglaRS2, whole genome shotgun sequence genomic DNA includes:
- the LOC127779016 gene encoding uncharacterized protein LOC127779016 isoform X3, with the protein MESPTAGGGGGGGEAGAASSSSSSSGPSTSSAAAAATASASASSSAVATRYLAKRVLRGSAVLHVAQGCFRSPDCVDVVLCKENSLELVVIGEDGVLQSICEQTTFGIIKDVGVLNWRCTHFGLMPKIEGKEILVILSDSGKLSLLYFCSEMHRFFAIVNIELSKPGNLRHRLGRILAIDRESRFVAVSAYEDEFAFVRVSVDHKLHAPNGGKISEKYFYPPEIEEDAKIISTAYNTSSIHGTVWSMCFISTCLDEEYYPVVAMIVNRGSDVNDLALYGLDSHKRTIDRISTYLEAGPLALEISEIPQLYGFALMFRAGDVLLMDLRNPKDISCIHRISLSTSLIGDHVSVEDSCRGLDVDDDVAACALLELRDSGNNMMRDDSYMDIDGTDNKAVVKSRIVCSWNWEPNAMQGHPRLIFCLDDGEFHLLEFSLDMEGVKVLPECVHRGLPCKPLLWMDKGMVVGFVEMGDGMILQLENNRLVHKSAIQNVAPILDLAIADHHGEKQDQMFACCGMCPEGSLRVIRNGVNVEKLLRTDPIYHGVTGLWTLRMKRTDAYHSFLVLSFVEETRILSVGLSFNDICDAVGFQTDVCTLACGLVADGLLVQIHSKCVKLCLPTACAHPEGTLLPSPVCADWYPDVTISVGAVGHNVVVVATSNPCCLYILGVRSLSSFQYELYEIQHVQLHYEVSCISIPQEDWRLDNSSSSCATSGDFRKDFAANIRKFAVIGTHEPSVHIISLEPGEAFQQLAVGHISVNNALGTPISGCIPENVRFVVAARFYILAGLRNGMLLRFESQTSKGHCFPGSFYKESSTPCDDTSLMLIAVRRIGITPVVLVPLHDRANADVIVLGDRPWLLHSARHSLAYSSISFLPASHVTPVSSTDCPNGLLFVSENCLHLVEMVHGKRLNAQKFSIGGTPRKVLYHSDSRTLLVLRTGLTSVSCSSDIVQIDPSNGALLSRFKCEPGETAKCMQIAKIGNDQVLIVGTSKSNGRPMMPNGEAESIKGRLILLSLETIESPRESAEELSSNSMCSSPDEVCCNQIQPELMAGHLRSLVQHTFNGAVLAVHPYLDRYVLAAAGNVLFVFGFLNESPHRIKKYTTSRTRFTITCLKTYASRIAVGDCRDGVLFYSYHENLRKLELIYSDPAQRLVGDVALLSCETAVVSDRRGSISVLSCPRLEVSESPEKNLAVHCSFYMGETAMSIQKVAFKHWLPIDDLTEPVLESVYNCVVASTLLGSIFVMIPLTSEEHQMLQDVQERLSVHPLTAPLLGNDHAEFRRRGIPSGVPPILDGDMLVQFLELTSEQQHDVLNIVSPGKKRQHDISVFQVMRALERVHYALN; encoded by the exons ATGGAGTcccccaccgccggcggcggcgggggagggggcgaggccggcgccgcgtcgtcgtcgtcctcctcctcgggcCCCTCCacatcgtccgccgccgccgccgccaccgcatcgGCATCCGCGTCCTCATCAGCCGTCGCCACCCGCTACCTCGCCAAGCGCGTGCTCCGCGGGAGCGCCGTGCTCCACGTCGCCCAGGGCTGCTTCCGCTCCCCCGACTGCGTCGACGTCGTTCTCTGCAAG gaaaattcaCTGGAATTGGTTGTTATTGGTGAAGATGGTGTTTTACAATCAATCTGTGAACAAACCACATTTGGTATTATAAAAGATGTTGGTGTCTTAAATTGGCGCTGTACACACTTTGGTTTAATGCCGAAG ATAGAAGGGAAAGAAATTCTGGTTATACTTTCAGATTCTGGAAAGCTATCTCTTCTTTACTTTTGTTCTGAGATGCATAG GTTCTTTGCAATTGTAAATATTGAACTATCCAAACCAGGAAATTTGAGGCATCGGCTCGGGAGAATTTTAGCTATAGACCGAGA ATCTAGGTTTGTTGCTGTCAGTGCATATGAGGATGAGTTTGCATTTGTACGTGTTTCAGTGGATCACAAACTTCATGCTCCTAATGGAGGTAAAATTTCTGAG AAATATTTTTATCCACCAGAAATTGAAGAGGATGCTAAAATCATCAGTACTGCATATAATACCAGCAGTATCCATGGTACAGTTTGGAGTATGTGCTTCATATCAACATGCCTGGATGAAGAATATTATCCTGTAGTTGCAATGATAGTTAACAG GGGCTCTGATGTAAATGACTTGGCACTCTATGGGCTAGATTCCCATAAACGTACTATTGACCGCATATCTACTTATTTAGAAGCTGGACCTTTGGCACTTGAAATCTCAGAAATTCCCCAACTGTATGGCTTTGCACTTATGTTTCGTGCTGGTGATGTTCTGTTGATGGATCTGAGGAACCCAAAGGACATCAGTTGTATCCATAGAATAAGCTTGTCAACTAGTCTAATTGGAGATCATGTCTCCGTTGAAGATTCCTGTAGGGGATTAGATGTCGATGATGATGTGGCGGCTTGTGCTTTGCTGGAACTGAGAGACTCTGGAAATAACATGATGAGGGATGACAGTTACATGGACATTGACGGTACTGATAACAAAGCTGTAGTGAAATCAAGGATTGTTTGCTCATGGAACTGGGAGCCAAATGCCATGCAAGGACATCCAAGGCTGATCTTTTGCTTGGATGATGGAGAATTTCATCTTCTAGAGTTTAGTTTGGATATGGAAGGAGTGAAGGTATTGCCTGAGTGTGTCCATAGAGGTTTGCCTTGCAAACCTCTTTTGTGGATGGACAAAGGAATGGTAGTTGGATTTGTAGAGATGGGAGATGGGATGATCCTCCAACTTGAAAATAACAGATTGGTGCATAAAAGTGCAATTCAGAATGTAGCGCCAATATTGGATCTAGCAATTGCTGACCACCATGGTGAGAAGCAGGATCAGATGTTTGCATGTTGTGGAATGTGCCCTGAGGGGTCCTTGCGAGTAATACGTAATGGTGTCAATGTGGAGAAACTTCTGAGGACAGATCCTATTTATCATGGTGTTACTGGTTTGTGGACCTTGAGAATGAAGAGAACTGATGCTTATCACTCTTTTCTTGTATTGTCATTCGTTGAGGAAACCAGAATACTATCAGTAGGACTCAGTTTTAATGACATCTGTGATGCTGTAGGATTTCAGACTGATGTTTGCACTCTGGCATGTGGTTTAGTAGCTGATGGTTTGCTTGTGCAAATTCACAGCAAATGTGTAAAGCTTTGTTTACCTACAGCATGTGCTCACCCTGAGGGAACTTTGCTCCCGTCTCCTGTTTGTGCTGACTGGTATCCTGATGTCACTATCAGTGTTGGTGCTGTTGGACataatgttgttgttgttgctacATCGAATCCTTGTTGCCTTTACATACTTGGGGTCAGATCATTATCTTCGTTTCAGTATGAGCTGTATGAGATACAACATGTCCAGTTGCATTATGAAGTATCTTGCATATCTATTCCACAAGAGGACTGGAGACTCGATAATTCATCTTCTAGTTGTGCAACGAGTGGTGATTTTCGGAAAGATTTTGCAGCTAATATTCGCAAGTTTGCTGTAATTGGAACTCACGAACCTTCTGTGCATATCATTTCGTTGGAACCTGGAGAAGCATTTCAGCAACTTGCTGTTGGGCATATATCAGTAAACAACGCGCTCGGCACTCCTATCAGTGGTTGTATACCTGAAAATGTTAGGTTTGTAGTAGCTGCAAGGTTCTACATTCTTGCAGGACTAAGGAATGGAATGCTACTGAGGTTTGAGTCACAAACAAGCAAAGGGCATTGTTTCCCTGGTTCCTTTTACAAGGAGTCCTCTACCCCTTGTGATGATACATCCCTTATGTTGATTGCTGTACGGCGTATTGGAATCACTCCTGTAGTTTTGGTACCGTTGCATGACAGAGCCAATGCTGACGTTATTGTTCTCGGTGATAGGCCTTGGCTATTGCATTCTGCTAGACACAGCTTGGCATATTCATCCATCTCATTTCTGCCTGCTTCCCATGTGACACCAGTGTCTTCTACTGATTGCCCCAATGGTCTGCTGTTTGTTTCGGAGAACTGTTTGCATTTG GTTGAAATGGTTCATGGCAAAAGACTAAATGCACAGAAGTTTTCGATTGGAGGGACTCCAAGGAAAGTGTTATACCACAGTGATAGTAGAACACTGTTGGTGCTGAGAACTGGGTTAACCAGTGTATCCTGTTCTTCAGATATTGTTCAAATAGATCCAAGTAATGGGGCATTGCTTTCCAGATTCAAGTGTGAACCTGGTGAAACAGCAAAATGCATGCAAATTGCAAAGATAGGGAATGATCAAGTATTAATCGTTGGAACTAGTAAGTCCAATGGCCGACCAATGATGCCAAACGGTGAAGCAGAAAG TATCAAGGGTCGTCTAATTCTTTTAAGCTTGGAGACTATTGAAAGTCCTCGTGAGAGCG CAGAGGAGCTGTCTAGTAACAGCATGTGCAGCAGTCCTGATGAAGTTTGCTGCAATCAAATTCAACCTGAACTCATGGCAGGCCATTTGAGATCACTAGTCCAACATACATTCAATGGCGCTGTTCTTGCTGTACATCCATATCTAGATAGATATGTGTTGGCAGCAGCTGGAAATGTG CTTtttgtatttggatttttaAATGAAAGTCCCCATCGGATAAAAAAGTATACTACGAGTAGGACACGATTTACAATAACCTGTTTGAAGACGTATGCATCACGGATTGCAGTGGGTGATTGCCGCGATGGTGTTCTCTTCTATTCTTATCATGAG AATCTTAGGAAGTTGGAACTGATCTATTCTGATCCTGCCCAACGGCTAGTGGGTGATGTTGCCCTTTTGAGCTGTGAAACTGCTGTTGTATCAGATCGACGAGGGAGCATATCTGTACTGTCTTGCCCAAGATTAGAAG TATCCGAAAGTCCAGAGAAGAACCTAGCGGTGCATTGTTCATTTTACATGGGTGAAACAGCTATGAGCATCCAGAAG
- the LOC127779016 gene encoding uncharacterized protein LOC127779016 isoform X1, with the protein MESPTAGGGGGGGEAGAASSSSSSSGPSTSSAAAAATASASASSSAVATRYLAKRVLRGSAVLHVAQGCFRSPDCVDVVLCKENSLELVVIGEDGVLQSICEQTTFGIIKDVGVLNWRCTHFGLMPKIEGKEILVILSDSGKLSLLYFCSEMHRFFAIVNIELSKPGNLRHRLGRILAIDRESRFVAVSAYEDEFAFVRVSVDHKLHAPNGGKISEKYFYPPEIEEDAKIISTAYNTSSIHGTVWSMCFISTCLDEEYYPVVAMIVNRGSDVNDLALYGLDSHKRTIDRISTYLEAGPLALEISEIPQLYGFALMFRAGDVLLMDLRNPKDISCIHRISLSTSLIGDHVSVEDSCRGLDVDDDVAACALLELRDSGNNMMRDDSYMDIDGTDNKAVVKSRIVCSWNWEPNAMQGHPRLIFCLDDGEFHLLEFSLDMEGVKVLPECVHRGLPCKPLLWMDKGMVVGFVEMGDGMILQLENNRLVHKSAIQNVAPILDLAIADHHGEKQDQMFACCGMCPEGSLRVIRNGVNVEKLLRTDPIYHGVTGLWTLRMKRTDAYHSFLVLSFVEETRILSVGLSFNDICDAVGFQTDVCTLACGLVADGLLVQIHSKCVKLCLPTACAHPEGTLLPSPVCADWYPDVTISVGAVGHNVVVVATSNPCCLYILGVRSLSSFQYELYEIQHVQLHYEVSCISIPQEDWRLDNSSSSCATSGDFRKDFAANIRKFAVIGTHEPSVHIISLEPGEAFQQLAVGHISVNNALGTPISGCIPENVRFVVAARFYILAGLRNGMLLRFESQTSKGHCFPGSFYKESSTPCDDTSLMLIAVRRIGITPVVLVPLHDRANADVIVLGDRPWLLHSARHSLAYSSISFLPASHVTPVSSTDCPNGLLFVSENCLHLVEMVHGKRLNAQKFSIGGTPRKVLYHSDSRTLLVLRTGLTSVSCSSDIVQIDPSNGALLSRFKCEPGETAKCMQIAKIGNDQVLIVGTSKSNGRPMMPNGEAESIKGRLILLSLETIESPRESGSFTAASNLNSSHAGSPFPEFVGYAAEELSSNSMCSSPDEVCCNQIQPELMAGHLRSLVQHTFNGAVLAVHPYLDRYVLAAAGNVLFVFGFLNESPHRIKKYTTSRTRFTITCLKTYASRIAVGDCRDGVLFYSYHENLRKLELIYSDPAQRLVGDVALLSCETAVVSDRRGSISVLSCPRLEVSESPEKNLAVHCSFYMGETAMSIQKVAFKHWLPIDDLTEPVLESVYNCVVASTLLGSIFVMIPLTSEEHQMLQDVQERLSVHPLTAPLLGNDHAEFRRRGIPSGVPPILDGDMLVQFLELTSEQQHDVLNIVSPGKKRQHDISVFQVMRALERVHYALN; encoded by the exons ATGGAGTcccccaccgccggcggcggcgggggagggggcgaggccggcgccgcgtcgtcgtcgtcctcctcctcgggcCCCTCCacatcgtccgccgccgccgccgccaccgcatcgGCATCCGCGTCCTCATCAGCCGTCGCCACCCGCTACCTCGCCAAGCGCGTGCTCCGCGGGAGCGCCGTGCTCCACGTCGCCCAGGGCTGCTTCCGCTCCCCCGACTGCGTCGACGTCGTTCTCTGCAAG gaaaattcaCTGGAATTGGTTGTTATTGGTGAAGATGGTGTTTTACAATCAATCTGTGAACAAACCACATTTGGTATTATAAAAGATGTTGGTGTCTTAAATTGGCGCTGTACACACTTTGGTTTAATGCCGAAG ATAGAAGGGAAAGAAATTCTGGTTATACTTTCAGATTCTGGAAAGCTATCTCTTCTTTACTTTTGTTCTGAGATGCATAG GTTCTTTGCAATTGTAAATATTGAACTATCCAAACCAGGAAATTTGAGGCATCGGCTCGGGAGAATTTTAGCTATAGACCGAGA ATCTAGGTTTGTTGCTGTCAGTGCATATGAGGATGAGTTTGCATTTGTACGTGTTTCAGTGGATCACAAACTTCATGCTCCTAATGGAGGTAAAATTTCTGAG AAATATTTTTATCCACCAGAAATTGAAGAGGATGCTAAAATCATCAGTACTGCATATAATACCAGCAGTATCCATGGTACAGTTTGGAGTATGTGCTTCATATCAACATGCCTGGATGAAGAATATTATCCTGTAGTTGCAATGATAGTTAACAG GGGCTCTGATGTAAATGACTTGGCACTCTATGGGCTAGATTCCCATAAACGTACTATTGACCGCATATCTACTTATTTAGAAGCTGGACCTTTGGCACTTGAAATCTCAGAAATTCCCCAACTGTATGGCTTTGCACTTATGTTTCGTGCTGGTGATGTTCTGTTGATGGATCTGAGGAACCCAAAGGACATCAGTTGTATCCATAGAATAAGCTTGTCAACTAGTCTAATTGGAGATCATGTCTCCGTTGAAGATTCCTGTAGGGGATTAGATGTCGATGATGATGTGGCGGCTTGTGCTTTGCTGGAACTGAGAGACTCTGGAAATAACATGATGAGGGATGACAGTTACATGGACATTGACGGTACTGATAACAAAGCTGTAGTGAAATCAAGGATTGTTTGCTCATGGAACTGGGAGCCAAATGCCATGCAAGGACATCCAAGGCTGATCTTTTGCTTGGATGATGGAGAATTTCATCTTCTAGAGTTTAGTTTGGATATGGAAGGAGTGAAGGTATTGCCTGAGTGTGTCCATAGAGGTTTGCCTTGCAAACCTCTTTTGTGGATGGACAAAGGAATGGTAGTTGGATTTGTAGAGATGGGAGATGGGATGATCCTCCAACTTGAAAATAACAGATTGGTGCATAAAAGTGCAATTCAGAATGTAGCGCCAATATTGGATCTAGCAATTGCTGACCACCATGGTGAGAAGCAGGATCAGATGTTTGCATGTTGTGGAATGTGCCCTGAGGGGTCCTTGCGAGTAATACGTAATGGTGTCAATGTGGAGAAACTTCTGAGGACAGATCCTATTTATCATGGTGTTACTGGTTTGTGGACCTTGAGAATGAAGAGAACTGATGCTTATCACTCTTTTCTTGTATTGTCATTCGTTGAGGAAACCAGAATACTATCAGTAGGACTCAGTTTTAATGACATCTGTGATGCTGTAGGATTTCAGACTGATGTTTGCACTCTGGCATGTGGTTTAGTAGCTGATGGTTTGCTTGTGCAAATTCACAGCAAATGTGTAAAGCTTTGTTTACCTACAGCATGTGCTCACCCTGAGGGAACTTTGCTCCCGTCTCCTGTTTGTGCTGACTGGTATCCTGATGTCACTATCAGTGTTGGTGCTGTTGGACataatgttgttgttgttgctacATCGAATCCTTGTTGCCTTTACATACTTGGGGTCAGATCATTATCTTCGTTTCAGTATGAGCTGTATGAGATACAACATGTCCAGTTGCATTATGAAGTATCTTGCATATCTATTCCACAAGAGGACTGGAGACTCGATAATTCATCTTCTAGTTGTGCAACGAGTGGTGATTTTCGGAAAGATTTTGCAGCTAATATTCGCAAGTTTGCTGTAATTGGAACTCACGAACCTTCTGTGCATATCATTTCGTTGGAACCTGGAGAAGCATTTCAGCAACTTGCTGTTGGGCATATATCAGTAAACAACGCGCTCGGCACTCCTATCAGTGGTTGTATACCTGAAAATGTTAGGTTTGTAGTAGCTGCAAGGTTCTACATTCTTGCAGGACTAAGGAATGGAATGCTACTGAGGTTTGAGTCACAAACAAGCAAAGGGCATTGTTTCCCTGGTTCCTTTTACAAGGAGTCCTCTACCCCTTGTGATGATACATCCCTTATGTTGATTGCTGTACGGCGTATTGGAATCACTCCTGTAGTTTTGGTACCGTTGCATGACAGAGCCAATGCTGACGTTATTGTTCTCGGTGATAGGCCTTGGCTATTGCATTCTGCTAGACACAGCTTGGCATATTCATCCATCTCATTTCTGCCTGCTTCCCATGTGACACCAGTGTCTTCTACTGATTGCCCCAATGGTCTGCTGTTTGTTTCGGAGAACTGTTTGCATTTG GTTGAAATGGTTCATGGCAAAAGACTAAATGCACAGAAGTTTTCGATTGGAGGGACTCCAAGGAAAGTGTTATACCACAGTGATAGTAGAACACTGTTGGTGCTGAGAACTGGGTTAACCAGTGTATCCTGTTCTTCAGATATTGTTCAAATAGATCCAAGTAATGGGGCATTGCTTTCCAGATTCAAGTGTGAACCTGGTGAAACAGCAAAATGCATGCAAATTGCAAAGATAGGGAATGATCAAGTATTAATCGTTGGAACTAGTAAGTCCAATGGCCGACCAATGATGCCAAACGGTGAAGCAGAAAG TATCAAGGGTCGTCTAATTCTTTTAAGCTTGGAGACTATTGAAAGTCCTCGTGAGAGCGGTTCGTTTACTGCAGCTTCTAATTTGAATTCATCTCATGCTGGTTCTCCATTCCCGGAATTTGTTGGATATGCAGCAGAGGAGCTGTCTAGTAACAGCATGTGCAGCAGTCCTGATGAAGTTTGCTGCAATCAAATTCAACCTGAACTCATGGCAGGCCATTTGAGATCACTAGTCCAACATACATTCAATGGCGCTGTTCTTGCTGTACATCCATATCTAGATAGATATGTGTTGGCAGCAGCTGGAAATGTG CTTtttgtatttggatttttaAATGAAAGTCCCCATCGGATAAAAAAGTATACTACGAGTAGGACACGATTTACAATAACCTGTTTGAAGACGTATGCATCACGGATTGCAGTGGGTGATTGCCGCGATGGTGTTCTCTTCTATTCTTATCATGAG AATCTTAGGAAGTTGGAACTGATCTATTCTGATCCTGCCCAACGGCTAGTGGGTGATGTTGCCCTTTTGAGCTGTGAAACTGCTGTTGTATCAGATCGACGAGGGAGCATATCTGTACTGTCTTGCCCAAGATTAGAAG TATCCGAAAGTCCAGAGAAGAACCTAGCGGTGCATTGTTCATTTTACATGGGTGAAACAGCTATGAGCATCCAGAAG